The genomic interval TGGGTAAGGTTGGGCCAAACCTGGCTGTACTTGGCATTGATCTCCTGCCACGGCTGGACCCCGTCGGTGGTGTCGGGCACGATAGCCTCGGCGGGACACTCCGGCTCGCAGACGCCACAGTCGATGCATTCGTCGGGATTGATGACCAGGAAGTTCTCGCCCTCGTAGAAGCAGTCGACGGGACAAACCTCGACGCAGTCCGTGAACTTGCACTTGATACAGTTTTCGGTGACGACGTAAGCCATGGCGTTCTCCCTGGTGGCGGCCGGCGAAACGTTCGTCCGGTCCCGCGAACGCGTAGCACAGCCAACGGGCCGCGACAACCCTTCGCTCTTTGGGGACATCACGTGCCCTGGCATTGCTCGAGCGGGCATGTTATGGTTATCAAAGAGTTAATTTCGTGCCTTCGGGAATAGGGGGAGGCCGCCGCGATGGGGATCACGACGGTTCTGTCGACCGTCACGGTTCGCGAAATGTCGAATGCCCAACTGCTCCTGCAGATGGGGCGCTATAATGTGACCCGGCGCCTGGACGACCAGGCCGAGGTGGTCGGGGTCGCCTCCCAGAAGATCGACTCGGCGACCCGCGAAAGCGCCCAGTGGGAGAGCTTGCGTGACGATCTGGCGGAGGTCGGCCGCTATATTCAGGCGGTGGTGGATCAGGTGGGATCGATCCAAACCACCGTCAAGAAGATGACCACCACGGCCTATTCGGCCCGCAATCAGGATTCGATCAGTTCGGATACCTATAAGTTTTCCTTCGACGCCGGTCTGCGCAGCGTCAACAGCGCGGCGAAAGACAACAGCCTGGTGCCGAACCTGCTGGGCAGCGCACCGGTCAGCGACTACAGCTACAAGACCAATCTATCCGGGGAGTACGC from Magnetospirillum sp. WYHS-4 carries:
- a CDS encoding ferredoxin family protein, with product MAYVVTENCIKCKFTDCVEVCPVDCFYEGENFLVINPDECIDCGVCEPECPAEAIVPDTTDGVQPWQEINAKYSQVWPNLTHKHDALSDADEWNGKPNKLAMLSDKPGTGS